The window CACACAGCGCCGCGTCACTCTCGGTCTTCAGGCGCGCCCAGTCATCCTTCGTGTAGGACGCGGCCCGGCGCTGGGACTCCTGGTATGCGTCGGTCTCACCGAACCGGTGCTCGGCCTCGTCCGCCCACTCACCGCCCACCTTGTCCGTGCCGAAGACCTCAAGTTGTTCTTCGGGCGTCAGTTGCATGCCCATGGTGCGCGCCTCCAACTGCCTGTCGATCGCGGCGATCATGGCCGCGAGCCGCTCGCCGCGTTCCACCAGCAGCCCGCGCTGCCGGCGGAGGTGGCCGGCGGTGTCCACGCCCGGGTCGCTCACCAGCGCCCGGATCTCCTCCAGTGGAAAGCCGAGCTCGCGGTATACGAGCACCTGCCGGAGCCGCTCGAGATCCGCCGCGCTGTACACCCGGTAACCGACCACTGTCCGCCCGGACGGGCAGACCAGCCCGATCTGGTCGTAGTGATGCAGCGTCCGCACGGTGACCCCGGAAAGCCTGGCCACCCTCCCGACGGTCAGCTCGCCGGCGCTCTCGCCCTCCACACCTCGACTCTGCGCCCTGACGTCGCGGCAGGGTCAAGCCCCGGCGACGCGCCGGCCTGCATCACCAGAGGGCGTCACCAGGGGTAGGTGCCGCCGTTCTCGTTCAGGAACACTCCCGAGCCTTCGTCATGCCTGGCGAGCACCTGGGCCGCGATCCGGGCGCCGCCCTCCTCGGCGCTGTCCCAGCCGGAGTGGCCGTTGAGGTCGGTGGCGCAGTAACCCGGGGAGAGCGCGTTGACGGTGATGCCGACAGTGCGGAGCTCATGCGCGTAGATCAGCGTGATGGCGTTCAGCGCCGCCTTGGACGAGTTGTAGCCGAGAAGCTGCGCGAATTTCCCCAGCGTCGGACCGGGATCGGCCAGGACGGCGAAGGTGCCCAGGCCGCTGGAGACGTTGCCGATGACCGCGCCGGGTGACCGGCGCAGCAGACCGAGCATGGCGTTCGTGACGGCCACGACGCCGAAGACGTTGGTCTCGTAGATCTCGCGCAGCGCGGAGACCGGCAGCGTCGAGGGCGCGCGGCCCTGGTCGCGGGTGATGCCGGCGTTGTTGACGAGGATGTCCAGCCGGCCGTGCCGGGCGTCGATGACCGCGGCCGCGCGCGCGATCGTCGCCTCATCCGTGACGTCCAGGTGAAGAAACGCGACGTCCAGCCCTTGCTGGGCGAGCGCCGCGGCCGCCGCCTCGCCCAGTTCGGGGCTGCGCGCGCCGAGCAGCACGGTGTGGCCCTGCCTGGCGATGGCCGTCGCCGTGGCGAGACCGATGCCCTTGTTCGCTCCGGTGACGAGCACGATCTTGCGAGGGGAGGCCTGGGAAACGGGTTCGTGGGAGGTCATGGGTCTCACCGTCACGTCGGGGACCGGCCATGAGGAGAGCAGTCCCGAGGCTGGTATCGGCGGTCCCATGGTTCGCGGGCCCGCGCGGGTACACCCTCGTGTCATGGACCAGGCCAGCCGCGACGAGATGGCGGCCTTCCTGCGCGGGCGGCGCGCCCGGGTACAGCCGGCGGACGTGGGCCTGCCGGCCGGACCGCGCCGCCGCACGCCGGGGCTGCGCCGCCAGGAGGTCGCCCAGCTGGCCGGCATGTCGGTCGACTACTACGTCCGCCTCGAACAGGGCCGCGGGCCACGCCCGTCCGGCCAGATCCTCGGCGCCATCAGCCGGGCGCTGCGCCTGTCCGACGCCGAACGCGCCTACCTGCACCATCTGTCCGGCGAGCAGCCGCCGACCGCGTCCGTCCTGTCGTCCGACGTCAGCCCAGGGGTCCTGCACCTGCTGGACCGCTTCGACGACGCGCCCGCCCTGGTCTGCGACGCCAAGTACGACATCCTGGCGTGGAACCCGATGGGCGCGGCGCTGCTCGGCGACCTCTCCGCCGTCCCACCGGCCGAACGCAACGTCATCTGGCGTTTCTTCACCCGGGCCGGCACCCGGGAAAGGCACGACCCGGCCAGCGTGGAGCGGTTCGCCCGCGAGTCAGTGGCGGACCTGCTCGCCGCCGCGGCGCGCTACCCGCGCGACCCGGGAATCCGTGACCTGGTCGGGCGGCTGCTCGGCGCCAGCGAGGAGTTCCGTCGCCTGTGGGCCGAACGGGAGCTCCAGGTGCGCCGCTCCACCCACAAACGGATCCGCCACCCCGAGGTCGGCTGGCTCGACCTCGACTGCGACGCCCTGCACGACCCCGAGCGCGACCACTGGATCATCCTGTACACGGCGGCCCCCGGGACGCCCACCCACCGGGCACTCCAACTACTCAAGGTCCTCGGAACGCAGTGGTCGACGGCGCCCGGGTCCACCGCGACCTCCTGACCGTCCGCCGCGCACGCCGCCCCGTACCGCCCCGGCGGTCAGGCCGGCGTCGTGGCCCGCCGCGTGACCAGTCCGAGCACCTCGGCCAGGGCGGCGCGCACCCGCTCGTCGCCGATCAACCCATCCGGCCCCACCGCGCTGCGCGCGACGGGGACGCGCACCGGACTGGGAGTCGCGACGACCGCGCCGACGTAGCCCAGCACGGTCGCCAGCGTGGCGTCCGCCCCGCCCCCTCGCCCCTCGGCGGCCACGTTGATCCAGGCAACCGGCTTGCCGTAGAGCTCACCGCCCCCGACCGTCCAGTCGAGCAGGTTCTTCAGGCTGCCCGGCAACGATCCCGCGTACTCCGGCGTGCAGAACAGCACGGCGTCCGCCGCGTCGATGCGCCGCCTCAGCTCGGCCACGGCCGGGTGGACCGGTTCCTGGTCATCGGGCACGAACGCAGGCAGCCGCGCCAGGTCGTCGTAGAGATCGGCGACGACGCCGTCGGGGGCGGCGGCCCGCGCGGTTCGCAGCGCGGCCGTGTTCGTCGAGCCGCCCCGCGTACTCCCGGACACGAGCAGAACCCTCGTCTCGACGCTCACCGGCACGCCCTTTCGCCTCGCCCAGCAGCAATGTGCTTCCGGTAGCAGCAACGCGAGCACCGAATGGGTTACTCCGGGCGAGCGGCCGCGGGCCGGACGCCTTCCGGACAGCCGCCCGCCCGGAGGGAAGCTCTCCTCGATGGGCGGAGGATTTTCCACGTTCAGGCCGGTGGCAATGGTCTCGACGGCGCGGCCGCACCCGAAGCCGATTTTTCATTCACACTCAAGAACCGACAGAAATCATTCATTACACAACACTCGCTCTACGGATTGGCACGCTTGTACCTAATCGAGCCGTTGGCGCTGGACGGGCATTCCGGCGCCGGTTAGCCTCCAGTTCCTGGAGGGGCAGCGCGGTGCCGGCTGTTTGCGGCACCCCGGCCAGGAGGTTTTCTTTGGCGTCCCTCGCCGTCACCGTGCCAGCTCGGCGCACGCTGCTGGGCCTCGCGACCGCGGCATTCGCCGTCGCCATCGCGGGCTGTCAGCCAGCCGCCGGCGGTGGACCGGCCCAGCCCGCCGCGACCGGCACCCAGGTCACGTCGCCGGCTTCGACGGCCACCACGGCGCTGCCCACGGCCCCCGCCGTACCGGCCACGACCGCGCCGTCGCCGTCGGCCAGCCCGTCGGCCACGCCGAGCAGACCGACGAGGCCAACCACGGCGACACCGGCGCCGCCACCGCCGACCACCCGGCCGGCGCCGGCACCGGTGCCGGCCGGCGCGGGACGCATTCGGCCCGGCGTCGTCTACTCCGGCCCGGCGACGCACTACGACGCCGACGGCGGCGGCAACTGCATGTTCGACCGGCTGAACGATCCCGCCATGCCGGTGGTGGCGATGAACGAGCTGGACTACGAGAACGCCCGCGCGTGCGGCGCCTACATCGAGGTGACCGGGCCGGGCGGGAGCACGGTCGTGAAGGTCACCGACCGGTGCCCGGAATGCGGCGCCGGCCACGTCGACCTGAGCCCGCAGGCGTTCGAGCGGATCGCGGGCGGCGTCCCGGGGCAGGTCAACGTCACCTGGCGGCTGGTCAGCCCGGCCAGCATCGGCTCCGTCCAGTACCAGATCAAGGACGGGTCGTCGGCGTACTGGCTGGCCATCCAGGTCCGGAACCACCGCAACCCGATCGTCTCGCTCGAGGTGCGGGTGAACGGGTCGTGGGTCGCCCTTGGGCGCGAGATGTGGAACTACTTCGTGGCGCCCCAGGGGCTCGGCCCAGGGCCGTTCACCGTCCGGATCACCGACCTGTATGGCGAGCAGCTCGTCCACACGGTGAACCTGGCGCCCACGACCGTGCAGACGACCAACAGTCAGTTCGCCCAGCACTGAGCGCTGTCATCGGGCGGGGACGGCCGGACCGTCCGCCGCCCGGTGGAAACGCCAGCGTCGGGAGGAGCTCGCGAGGGGTCTGAGATGAAGGCGGGTCGGGCGGCGGTCAGGTCCGGCCGTCGGTCCGGAGATCCGTCGCCATCCGATCGCGTTCCGCGATCAGGACCTTCTCCCGTTGGCGCATGGCGGTCGCCGTGGCGAAGTCACCGGCGTCGAGGGCGGCGTCCTTCGCCGCCCTCGCCTGGCTCAGCTCCGCGGCGAGGTTCCGGGCCCGCATGTTGGCCCCGTCGATGGCGGACCGTGACTGGGGGACGGCCTCGGGCGGCGGCGGGATCTCCCCCGCGGCGTCGATGGCGGCGAGAGCCCGGCGGCGGCCCTCCGCGCGGTCGATGCCGACGTGGTCGAGGATGTCGGCGGCGACGCCCTCCTGCTCGGACAGCAGCCCGAGCAGGAGGTGCCCGGAGTCGACGTGGGCGTGGCGGAGCTGCAGGGACTCACGCAACGAGGTCTCCAGGACGTGCTTCGCCCGCGGAGTGAACGGGATGTGCGACGGCGCCTTGGGCGCACCCGTGCCGACGGCCGCCGCGACCGCCGACCGGGCGTCCGCCAGCGTCAGGCCGAACGAGGCCAGGGTGACGCCCCCGGGCCCTGTCTCCTCGTGGACCAGGCCGAGCAGCAGGTGCTCCGCGCCGATCTCGCCGTGGCCGAGCCCTCTGGACTCCTCCTGCGCGAGGACCACGGCACGCCGGGCACTGTCGGTGAATCTCTCGAACATCGGCGGTCCTCTGGACGAATCCGCGTTCCCCTTCCAGGATATCGCCGGGCCGGCCGACAGGCGCGCGGCCGCCGCGGTGTGGGCGAGCTCAGCCGTCGGCGCGTGTCGTTCCTGACTTGACCCTGGCCGACTGGCGCAATTGTCTG of the Pseudofrankia saprophytica genome contains:
- a CDS encoding NAD(P)H-dependent oxidoreductase; the encoded protein is MPVSVETRVLLVSGSTRGGSTNTAALRTARAAAPDGVVADLYDDLARLPAFVPDDQEPVHPAVAELRRRIDAADAVLFCTPEYAGSLPGSLKNLLDWTVGGGELYGKPVAWINVAAEGRGGGADATLATVLGYVGAVVATPSPVRVPVARSAVGPDGLIGDERVRAALAEVLGLVTRRATTPA
- a CDS encoding helix-turn-helix transcriptional regulator translates to MDQASRDEMAAFLRGRRARVQPADVGLPAGPRRRTPGLRRQEVAQLAGMSVDYYVRLEQGRGPRPSGQILGAISRALRLSDAERAYLHHLSGEQPPTASVLSSDVSPGVLHLLDRFDDAPALVCDAKYDILAWNPMGAALLGDLSAVPPAERNVIWRFFTRAGTRERHDPASVERFARESVADLLAAAARYPRDPGIRDLVGRLLGASEEFRRLWAERELQVRRSTHKRIRHPEVGWLDLDCDALHDPERDHWIILYTAAPGTPTHRALQLLKVLGTQWSTAPGSTATS
- a CDS encoding MerR family transcriptional regulator, yielding MEGESAGELTVGRVARLSGVTVRTLHHYDQIGLVCPSGRTVVGYRVYSAADLERLRQVLVYRELGFPLEEIRALVSDPGVDTAGHLRRQRGLLVERGERLAAMIAAIDRQLEARTMGMQLTPEEQLEVFGTDKVGGEWADEAEHRFGETDAYQESQRRAASYTKDDWARLKTESDAALCAWRAALLSGLPADGPEATALAEEHRQHITRWFYDCSYDIHVGLAEMYLADERFTQVYEIVTPGLARYVHDAILANAAART
- a CDS encoding SDR family NAD(P)-dependent oxidoreductase gives rise to the protein MTSHEPVSQASPRKIVLVTGANKGIGLATATAIARQGHTVLLGARSPELGEAAAAALAQQGLDVAFLHLDVTDEATIARAAAVIDARHGRLDILVNNAGITRDQGRAPSTLPVSALREIYETNVFGVVAVTNAMLGLLRRSPGAVIGNVSSGLGTFAVLADPGPTLGKFAQLLGYNSSKAALNAITLIYAHELRTVGITVNALSPGYCATDLNGHSGWDSAEEGGARIAAQVLARHDEGSGVFLNENGGTYPW
- a CDS encoding Clp protease N-terminal domain-containing protein — its product is MFERFTDSARRAVVLAQEESRGLGHGEIGAEHLLLGLVHEETGPGGVTLASFGLTLADARSAVAAAVGTGAPKAPSHIPFTPRAKHVLETSLRESLQLRHAHVDSGHLLLGLLSEQEGVAADILDHVGIDRAEGRRRALAAIDAAGEIPPPPEAVPQSRSAIDGANMRARNLAAELSQARAAKDAALDAGDFATATAMRQREKVLIAERDRMATDLRTDGRT
- a CDS encoding expansin EXLX1 family cellulose-binding protein; the encoded protein is MASLAVTVPARRTLLGLATAAFAVAIAGCQPAAGGGPAQPAATGTQVTSPASTATTALPTAPAVPATTAPSPSASPSATPSRPTRPTTATPAPPPPTTRPAPAPVPAGAGRIRPGVVYSGPATHYDADGGGNCMFDRLNDPAMPVVAMNELDYENARACGAYIEVTGPGGSTVVKVTDRCPECGAGHVDLSPQAFERIAGGVPGQVNVTWRLVSPASIGSVQYQIKDGSSAYWLAIQVRNHRNPIVSLEVRVNGSWVALGREMWNYFVAPQGLGPGPFTVRITDLYGEQLVHTVNLAPTTVQTTNSQFAQH